The DNA region agttcggaaatgctcttgatgtatggtagtgtggctagtcctttgggttgcggcatgtcctcattccgttgtctttcccttaggcatctgttgatgaaattgcacaggtatccgtttttggtgaatacattgtataggtgttcttcctctttttgcagttctggtgtgctgcagtgtgttgtggcccttttgaatagtgtcttgatgcaacttcttttgtgtgtgttggggtggttgctttcgtagttcaggacttggtctgtgtgagtggctttcctgtaaacctttgtggtgaattctccattcggtgttctctgtaccatcatgtctaggaatgggagttggttatcctgttcttcctctctagtgaatcggatttcTGTGAgagtggcgttgatgatccagtgtgtgttctctatttccaAGACCCTTATACTACAACACATACAGAAAATAACAGTGTTTAATTACAGAGTCTTTAATCAAAATTCCTACCCTGTGGTCCCAATGCACTGTCACCATTCGCTTTCTCCTCCCTGCTAGCTCGGTCAGAACTTCAGGGTCTTGGGAGTTTAAGCTCAGCATTAAAGAAAACACAGTTTTGAAGTATGCCTGGCTGTTTTCACTTGCCATACCTAGATCCTAGATGAAGATTAGAAtagattcgctacagtgtggaaacaggcccttcagcccaacaagtctacaccgaccctccgaagagcaacccacccagacccatctccctctgactaatacattGAACActaatggcaatttagcatggccaattcaccttgcctgcacatctttgtgactgtgggaggaaaccggagcatccggaggaaacacacgcagacacggggagaatgtgtaaactccacacagtcacctgaggattTGAAACTGTGTAGGTTTTTCAGTTCAGGTTGAGTTTGCTGATGCAGTAAGGCGTGTATTGGATATATCGGTGCAATGCCTGTTTTGTTTGCTGAGTTTGCAGGGTCAGTTTTCACCTCAGGATGTGTCTGAGGCCATGTGGTCTTGGATGAGTCAGTTGAATTTCAGAGTTTGTCATCTCTTGGATCTGCTAGTCGTTGATGGTTCAGAACAGGCCTGTGTCTGGTTGCTCTTGCTCAGAAGCCCTCAGAAAATTCCCTGAGGTGAAATTGGGGCTAGCAGTTATCCTGACTGTGTGCCTCATTATCTCTCATCAAATCTGTAGTTATCTTTAAGCTTGTGATGTTCTCTTCTGAAGTTAATTGACTTTCCAATGGTTAGTGAATGTGTGAATGGGTTTTAATTGAGGTTGAATGTCTGATGTCTTTGTAGGCCTCATGCTGTCTGCACTGGCTGGCCCGAGATGTAAAATCTGTCTTGGGCTGGAGTCTGTTAGTTTTGGTTGATTGTCCACTTAGATAGGAGGCGTACATTGGAATTGTAAGCTGAACAATTGTTTCAGACAGCCATTTCAGTTTTATGAGTTGTATTTGTGTATTCTCCACAGAATTCATTCCAGCTTCCATTTACCTTTGAAAGGTTTTGAATAGTCTGGGGTTTTGTCAAGTATTTTCGATGTTGTGAATTTTTTCTCAATCATACACTTTGCAAAGGAGAAGGACATCGTGGATTGTGAGTCTAGAGAGGATATGTGGATATTCTAAGGGAtatcaacttaatagagttctttgaggaagtgaccaagttgatagacgaatgaagggctgttgatgttatATACATGGAATTTAGTAaggggtttgataaggttctccatggtaaactaatggacaAAGTGAAGTTACATGGTATGCAAGGTGTTCCAGccaggtggataaagaattggttAAGCAACAGGagtcagagagtagtagttgaagggagtttctcgaaatggagaaaggagaccagtggtgttccacagggatcagtgttggggccactgttgttggtgatatacataaatgatctggaagagggcactgttggtatgatcagcaagtttgcagatgacacgaagattggtggagtagcagaaagcataggggactgtcaaaaaATACAAGaagatatagatagattggagagtgggaggagaagtGGTGGGTGGAGTTCAAtctaggcaaatgtgaggtgatgcattttgggaagtctaattcttgagcgaattatacagtgaaGGGAAGACccatgggaaaagttgatgagcagagagatctgagagCTCAGGTCCATTttatcctgaaggttgctgcacaggtggatagaatgatcaagaaggcatatggtatgcttgacttcattgggtggggtattgaatataagagctggcaggtcatggcAAAATTGTACgcaacattggttcggccacatttagaatactgtgtacagttctggtcgccacattaccaaaaggatgtggacgctttggagagagtgcagagaaggtttac from Chiloscyllium punctatum isolate Juve2018m chromosome 1, sChiPun1.3, whole genome shotgun sequence includes:
- the LOC140478659 gene encoding uncharacterized protein, whose protein sequence is MKFSPATDYIAAVAGLKIRFQVISWKQKEEFYQNSATDQFQKLPCIRVLEIENTHWIINATLTEIRFTREEEQDNQLPFLDMMVQRTPNGEFTTKVYRKATHTDQVLNYESNHPNTHKRSCIKTLFKRATTHCSTPELQKEEEHLYNVFTKNGYLCNFINRCLRERQRNEDMPQPKGLATLPYIKSISELTARLLRPLGLITAHKPTAALRQQLTRTKDPILSMSKTNVVYKIPCKDCTKHYIGQTGRQLTIRIHEHQLATK